The following coding sequences lie in one Globicephala melas chromosome 15, mGloMel1.2, whole genome shotgun sequence genomic window:
- the OCM gene encoding oncomodulin: MSITDVLSADDIAAALQECQDPDTFEPQKFFQTSGLAKMSASQVKDVFRFIDNDQSGYLDEEELKFFLQKFESGARELTESETKSLMAAADNDGDGKIGADEFQEMVHS, translated from the exons ATGAGCATCACAGATGTCCTTAGTGCTGATGACATTGCAGCAGCCCTGCAGGAGTGCCAAG ACCCGGATACTTTTGAACCCCAAAAATTCTTCCAGACATCGGGCCTCGCCAAGATGTCAGCCAGTCAGGTGAAGGACGTTTTTCGTTTCATAGACAACGACCAGAGTGGGTACCTGGATGAAGAAGAGCTGAA GTTTTTCCTCCAGAAGTTTGAGAGTGGTGCTAGAGAACTGACCGAGTCAGAAACCAAGTCCTTGATGGCGGCTGCAGATAATGATGGAGACGGGAAAATTGGGGCTGATG